One window from the genome of Rhinolophus ferrumequinum isolate MPI-CBG mRhiFer1 chromosome 10, mRhiFer1_v1.p, whole genome shotgun sequence encodes:
- the TSPAN9 gene encoding tetraspanin-9 isoform X2, whose translation MARGCLCCLKYMMFLFNLIFWLCGCGLLGVGIWLSVSQGNFATFSPSFPSLSAANLVIAMGTIVMVTGFLGCLGAIKENKCLLLSFFIVLLIILLAELILLILFFVYMDKVNENAKKDLKEGLLLYNTENNVGLKNAWNIIQAEMRCCGVTDYTDWYPVLGENAVPDRCCMENSQGCGRNSTTPLWKTGCYEKVKLWFDDNKHVLGMVGMSILIMQILGMAFSMTLFQHIHRTGKKYDA comes from the exons ctcTGTGGCTGCGGGCTGCTTGGAGTGGGCATTTGGCTCTCCGTGTCCCAAGGCAACTTTGCCACCTTCTCCCCCAGCTTCCCCTCGCTGTCTGCAGCCAACCTAGTCATCGCCATGGGCACCATTGTCATGGTGACGGGCTTCCTCGGCTGCCTGGGGGCCATCAAGGAAAACAAGTGCCTCCTCCTCAGT TTTTTCATCGTCCTGTTGATCATCCTCCTAGCAGAGCTGATCTTACTTATCCTCTTCTTTGTCTACATGGACAAG GTAAATGAAAATGCCAAGAAGGACCTGAAGGAAGGCCTCCTGCTGTACAACACAGAGAACAACGTGGGGCTGAAGAACGCCTGGAACATCATCCAGGCCGAG ATGCGCTGCTGCGGCGTCACCGACTACACAGACTGGTACCCGGTGCTGGGCGAGAATGCGGTCCCCGACCGGTGCTGCATGGAGAACTCCCAGGGCTGTGGGCGCAACAGCACCACCCCCCTGTGGAAGACG GGCTGCTATGAGAAGGTGAAGCTGTGGTTTGATGACAACAAACATGTGCTCGGCATGGTGGGAATGTCCATCCTTATCATGCAG ATTCTGGGCATGGCCTTCTCCATGACCCTCTTCCAGCACATCCACCGGACTGGGAAGAAGTATGATGCCTGA